The region ACTTTTTATTCGGAAAAATGAGTAACGTTTAAAGAGTTATTAAGATCGTTTCTCAACAGATTTTCAACAAGGATTCTTAACGTCCCTTCGGCAAGTTTTGATCTGCCGGAAATACTGCTTGTCTTTCGCTTTCATTGTGCATTACACACATCTCTCACACGGTTTGGTGGAAAAGCCGGGGCGTGGGGTGCCGGGACGCGGGATGCCGGAACGCCGGGGTCTGTGGAAAACGCAGGGTTCCGGGGTCTATGGAAAACACGGGATGACGGGGTCTGTGGAAAACACAGGGTGactaaataaactaaataaCGAAAACCACTTTAATGGGAACTTAACCGGAAGTAACGTATTGTGCCAGTAAGTTGGTTCCAGCGGTTGAAACTACGATATATATTAATGGAAAAGGTTGACGAACAAATAAGCTAAAATACTTGAAGAAAACACCTAACAGTAACTAAAACAAACATCGATCGTTTGAAAAATACGGTTGAAATAACTATTAAAATAACATTACTATTTCATAATTCTTTTTTCCAATTTCACATTACAGGGAGAATTTCTAACCTAAAACGCCTTATCAATGGGAACTTAACTAGAACATTTGAACGAGAACCCAGCAATAACGTTTTCTAACATATTTATCAATAGGTTGAAAATCATTAAAAATATCAGAAAAATCTATatagtatttaacaattattcgccgaaggcgaagggattatcggtgaatattcaccgataatcactgagcctgaggcgaataattgttttagtataaatacacaggtgattatttcaaaaaagaggggaaaaaaaaacatttcaacgcgaaatcatcttcacttgcagcggcaaaacgactactggcagccattttgtccgtcgaggtgattatcggctgataatccgagatagcgagccaaagagagcgcgcgattttgtatgatcacctgtgtatttatactaaaaaagCGTATTAGAAAAAGTTGCAAATCAAGTTTCCCCCATCGATCGTGACTCAGATACCAAGGTAATTCCCTAAGAttattcctcagtattgcactgcgcatcctgtattGAGCATAAGGTGTGTCAATATTTctaaattggtcaaatttatAACGATGTAAGTATGGCGTAAGTCGACCATACACGCTGAAACAAttctcaaaacacgtgagagaagttgtgaatgacccataactctttgcgaataagcaCGCGCATTCTGAGAACATGCCGAATTTTGTTTTGATgtacgataatcgagatagacaggtatggtgttttactcttaaacgagcacggtgatctatattttttattgaataGTTTTGGCGTACAAATTATCCCCtctaaataaatttaaaaaaaaaaaattatcggaaggaaaaaaagatatagctaaaaACGCCCACATAGCCCCTTACCCAGGGATGTtaattatgatcttgaaaacaacgactccAGAAACGCTTTGAGTGGACGTCGTTTTCAGTTGCGTGACTTTTCCGTAAACTATATAAGACAGTGTAccatatgctctagactttctacctatcaggtgtttttttcaaatgttacttTAAGAACCCTCTCTTTaagctaccgcaaaatgtaccctgagccgatgaaataacgcgcgtgattagtatcagtacaggcatccGTGGGGTATAATTTGGCTCATTATATCTCTTAattaagcaagcacggtgacttatcttttttactgtagttctcaaaacagggattggtagggaacattcagcgaaagtttcaagaaaatcgttcgacgacttcttcttttttttttttctgaggaatcacttTAAGTATTGCTTGTGCGTAATTGTGAGTAGCCTGGTTTGGGATTGTTCGAGCAGCCTTCACCGTTGCCATCGCCTTTGCCTTCGCCAGCCCCTGTCCCGCTGGTGCCCGGTAATGCGCGGCAATGGGCCTTCATCatacggcggccatgttgagtctcAAGGGATTGAAATATTTTgttctcgttcccaaacatttcaactcgaggctcagggtatattttgtttttgctcagaatcatcttgtttgtgatgtaacaataatcttatcagtaaaggaattcctgattagcattttcgagttttaaattCGTGAGTAACTGAAGACTTCCcttaaacaccctaaaataacgtgacatagcccctttaagaaataacctacaatcggcgacaaaattggttgagacagttgccaacagagcacactggcaacgacacattcattgtttggaaagaaaacttgtccaaaaagtacgtttccgggatacccctccctcccccaccctaatcaatgttgtaccgctgtcgacaaggctcgtagaaaacagaaaaacgcaTAACATTGTCCCGGGGTGCGGAGGAGGGAGCCATTTGCGTACCGAGCTTGAAATCCACtataaaggataagagtgtctcaacaattttgacgccgattgtagtTATCTGAGTCACGATGGATGGACGAAACTTGATTTGCAACTTTTTCTAATACGTTTAAATACGATATAGATTTTTAGaacatttttatgatttttaaCTTATTGATAAATATCTTAGAAAACGTTATTATTGGGTTCCCGTTTAAATGTTCCAGTTAAGTTTCCATTGAGGGGGCGTTTTAGGATAGAAATTCTCCTCGTAATTtaaacttggaaaaaaaaattatgaaataggaaggttatTTCAATCGTTATTTGAACTGTATTTTGAAAACGATCGATCCTTGTTTTAGTTACTGTTAGGTGTTTTCTTCAAGTATTTTAGCTTATTTTTTCGTCAAGCTTTGTCCCTATttacaatagaccttattccaaaatggccgccatttaaatattcttttgtttttattcaaattacccttgatgcctcgttcttaagcttaaaattcaaaagaatattttgtcttgaacgaggcatcaagggtctaatttgcataaaaacaaaagaatatctaaatggtggccattttggaataaggtatatGGTCTAGAATTATTTTCTCAAAACGTTCTCAAGGTGAGACAGTGAGTTAAGCCTTGTGATGTTGAATTACACCTTGTGACGGTCAGTTACGCCCTGTGACGGCGAGTTACGCGTTGTTAAGGTGAGTTATGTGAGTTGCGAAGCCACGTTAAGCGTTGTGATGATGTGTTACATATCGAGACGTTTCATCACTTTGTGTAACCGTTGATATAAGCGCTGCTTGAAGGCAGTAAAGAGCACAAAAACCCACAATAAATGATTCAACTGTATTTCAAGACTTCCCCGCGAGTTTACTCAATTGACTAACGCGCATGCGCTGAGCCTCACGGATTAATGGTATCTCGCGGGCTCAATGACCAGCAATAATCAACAGTAACGTGCCTTAGTTTTGTGTAACAACTAATTATTTTACTTAACATTTTATCAAATGATGTGATCCAGTGTTTTAAGTTTTGTTAACTCTATAGGCACGATGGTTGTGATAAAAAGTTCTATCTCATGATCTCATCACTCTTATGCATGAACAGCGCATGCAACCGAGTGCCCTGTACGTCTTCATCTCATCTTTAGAGCGCTCTTACACATTAACTTATAGGATTCTTCAGCCATATGGCACAATATGATTGTTGTGACCAGCATCCACGAgcacaaatttatattttaaagcgcCATTTTGTTCACATTGCCGTCATGCTTACTGTATTCGTCACTTCAATTTTCTACACCTTGTTAAACTTTCCAGAGTCAAGACATGCATGCGAGACTTTCTTGGCTGGTGTTATAGcgttgctttgttttctttgtgccaCAATTCTTAAAGGACCCTAGTCAAccactttacattgcgcgccCACAACTCTTCAGTTGTCATTTTCGGTATAACCGAAAAGTCGGAATTCTAGTAATGCTTCCATCGAACATCAAATGGGCCATGTAATTCTGTTTTCTATGGAGTTATGAGCTATCTTTattagaatttcattttatatGATTATTTATGTCTGACTTGCTCTCCGCCGCATGTCATTGAGTGGAAATGGAAATCGTTGTTGGATCATCTTTTTTCGGAGTGGCAGCAAGTAGTACTGcaattattttattgtgattCCTCGAGGACCAGAGAGCACTAACGGCTACAATGATCAGAATGAATGTATCACCGTTTCTAGAAAGTGGAGAAATAATTTCTTGGACTACATTGCAAGGTATCACGAAAAGCGAATTCACTGTCGGATCGATGATTTTTGATCAAATAATGTCAAGTGTGTCTTCCGCTCCAGCTGACAGCACTGAACACAGCGGGGAACATTTGAATACTGATCCATATCACAATCCGTAAAAAGGCTTTATCTTTACGTTggtcatttcattttttcactGATAATAAAGCTGCGTATTGTGGAACTGAACAAGCTTGGGTGGGACATATTTTAAAGTTcatctggaaagtaaaaaacTGTAGAGGTCAGCTTGTGTTTAATTTACAAGAGAAAGAACTTTTTGTTGGATTCAACACCAGTTTCAAGATCtggtaaacttgaaaacgaagaaattctAGGAACGTAAAATAACAGCATTTTATCTTATGCTTCAAGTGTTTATTGCATGCGTGACATATGAACCCATCTTTCGTTTACTTTTGCTGAGACTCAGTAGTGCTTATCATTACTTACAAGGGACCGCAAGCAATGAATTAAACTAAATGAAACTATCTCGCCTTGTTTTCATTGCCAACTGCTCGGGTGTCATAGAAACATAGGTGAGCCAATATAAATATCTCGCATTTTCTCACGATTATTATTGGTTTGGTCAAGTCCCAAGAGTAATACATCACCAAAACTCCCGTCTGTTAACAAAAACATGGCCGTGGCTGTCTAGGGTCCTTTAAATGGGACTCcgataatttaaaaaaaaatgactctTTATCTGAATGAAAAATGAAGCAACATGATAAAGTCGCCTCTTCCAGGTGTGTAGagagtcctgagaaggactgctgTTGGAGAACAAAGGTTTGACGAACTTGGCGGAAGCCATTTTCAAACTAATGCATTTTGTTGGTCGGTATATGCGTGGGTACGGAATTCACGACCAGTTTAAAGGGGGAGCAGAGTAAAAGTCATAAGCGATCGTGTGACTCCAAGAAACAACCAAGAAACTAATATAAAAACGAGGAAGCCAGAAACTTTAATGTGGTGCGGCGTCGCAACAATGGATTAGCACTGTGCTTACATCCAAGCGTAGGTTTTCCATTCACTTGAGACTCTCATTTCAGCTTCCTTGAATGCatacaaaactaaattttacaAAAGCATATTTCATATGATGGCGCATATTTCAGTTCAATTTAAACTATCGCTCGCCGATTGCTGTACAATGTTTAAAAGGATCTTCATTGaaaattcaaaccctttgagaataaaaggttttgttccaggtatttcgaTATCATTTACATGTGAATGCCATATTATAATGCGAAtacaatacagaaagaatcttaACTGCGCAGGATTcaaattgggtacaacactgggTTAGCCGATTTGGCGTATCAATCTCGTTCAAAGGATGCTAGTAATTCTATATACATTGCAACAATTCTTTCAAGCTCTGACCTTTGGTCCAAGGATTAACTCCAAGGGAGGATCAAATTAAAAATGGCCAATACGATTAGTATAAAATACGTTCAACTAGGCCAAAGGGCTCTGTCACTTCgattgctttagccagtgcagcagcacctgagtcaccgattctaTTGGAATTCAAATACAActgtgtcagcgttgaattgattgcCACTGCTATAGCCAGTGCAGCCGCACCTGAGTCACCAAGTCCATTGGAACACAAATCCAACTccgtcagcgttgaattgatttccactgctttagccagtgcagcagcacctaaGACACCGATTTCGTTGTAAGACAAATTCAAGGTTGTCAGCGTTggattgatttccactgctttagccagtgcagcggcacctgagtcaccgataaCATTGTAAGACAAATACAACTgcgtcagcgttgaattgatttccactgctttagccagtgcagcagcacctgagtcaccgataaCATTGTAAGACAAATACAACTgcgtcagcgttgaattgatttccactgctttagcccgtgcagcagcacctgagtcacagATTCCATTCGCAGACAAATCCAaggttgtcagcgttgaattgatttccactgctttagccagtgcagcagcacctgagtcactgaTTCCATTCTCAGACAAAATCAaatttgtcagcgttgaattcatttccactgctttagccagagCAGCAGCACCTGACTCGCCGATTCCAGAGTATTTCAAATTCAACTTTGTCACCGTTGAGTTTGTTGCCATTACGTGAGCCAGTATAGCAGTGCCACTGCCACGTATCGCGTGTGGCCTCGAAATACGCTGAATTTGAAGAAGCGAACCAAGAGAACGCGCCAATTCTTTTCCAAAGGTACCCTGTTCGTTTTCACTCTCCTTAATACAATTCAATGCAGTGCATAGATAGTTATCACTTTTTGTCCCTTCAATTAATTGGTTGATTTGACTTGCTATACTTGCCATAAGTGCCATGGCTTTTGCCTCGGACTGTTGAGCCAACATACCACAGGTGAACAAGAGCACCTGTTGAAACTCCTTAAAATATCTTGTGTCAGCAAGTAAGCCATCAGGACTAATTTCCTCATTGACAAGCTGGCAACTG is a window of Montipora capricornis isolate CH-2021 chromosome 13, ASM3666992v2, whole genome shotgun sequence DNA encoding:
- the LOC138030616 gene encoding protein NLRC3-like is translated as MVSRKKERGVKTDSIVNMSEIFKPHEEHSQPKRLLIEGQPGIGKTTYCNKVAYDWAKNCKAEDSFPDFHVLLLLKCRDITSDLWEAIDDQLLPKDIKKEEREKFFTFVRDHQSKVLLVLDGLDELPSDYLPLYKEIIEGRMLPNCYLVVTARHEAGIKVRKCCHTLLEVEGFTKDAAEGYVRSYFKTDEHLAEKLLVKLDTDASLSELTANPLNTALLCLLCEDFQGDLPKGGTLLYHDIVHCVLRRYRKKKELPKTDEDLTQLYHAELKHLGYIAWNGLLNDEMYFDDSAFRNGTGNLIPELGFLSAHAGRSKRRPTCCYGFLHKSFQEFFVAFYLSCQLVNEEISPDGLLADTRYFKEFQQVLLFTCGMLAQQSEAKAMALMASIASQINQLIEGTKSDNYLCTALNCIKESENEQGTFGKELARSLGSLLQIQRISRPHAIRGSGTAILAHVMATNSTVTKLNLKYSGIGESGAAALAKAVEMNSTLTNLILSENGISDSGAAALAKAVEINSTLTTLDLSANGICDSGAAARAKAVEINSTLTQLYLSYNVIGDSGAAALAKAVEINSTLTQLYLSYNVIGDSGAAALAKAVEINPTLTTLNLSYNEIGVLGAAALAKAVEINSTLTELDLCSNGLGDSGAAALAIAVAINSTLTQLYLNSNRIGDSGAAALAKAIEVTEPFGLVERILY